A stretch of Salarias fasciatus chromosome 23, fSalaFa1.1, whole genome shotgun sequence DNA encodes these proteins:
- the gpr17 gene encoding uracil nucleotide/cysteinyl leukotriene receptor codes for MEPTTAALPSNQSQESCVLPDATVENQLFGWYYMVVFVLALSGNSLALWIFSHQRGVSSPANVFLIHLAVADLSYVVILPLRGIYHFTGGHWPFGEVPCRVVGFLFYVNMYASLYFLACVAGDRYLAVVHAVRSLKVRQGRYAHIISFSLWLLVTISMAPLLVTHQTAQVDNTTMCLQLYREKASRNALISLTVAFTPPFLATLSFYLLIIYSLHRGSRLEPALKLRALRTIGLVMLIYVVCFLPYHMSRATFILGYNHPGVSCQTRQGLSLANRLTSSLTCLNGAMDPLVYLFGAEKFRGTLRRLFCKDKGGMSAATSGELKGTHESSISAKSEF; via the coding sequence ATGGAACCTACAACTGCAGCGCTGCCGTCCAACCAGTCACAGGAGAGCTGTGTGCTGCCAGACGCCACCGTGGAGAACCAGCTCTTTGGATGGTACTACATGGTGGTGTTTGTCCTGGCGCTGAGCGGCAACAGTTTGGCTCTCTGGATCTTCTCTCACCAGCGCGGGGTATCCTCCCCCGCCAACGTCTTCCTGATACATCTGGCCGTAGCCGACTTGTCCTATGTGGTTATCCTCCCGCTCAGGGGCATATACCATTTCACCGGAGGGCACTGGCCCTTTGGGGAGGTGCCCTGCAGAGTGGTGGGCTTCCTGTTTTACGTCAACATGTATGCCAGCCTTTACTTCCTCGCCTGTGTGGCCGGGGATCGCTACCTTGCTGTGGTGCACGCCGTCAGGTCGCTGAAGGTTCGCCAAGGCCGCTACGCCCACATCATCAGCTTCTCTCTGTGGCTCTTGGTGACCATCTCCATGGCGCCGCTGCTTGTTACCCATCAGACTGCACAGGTGGACAACACGACGATGTGCCTGCAGCTGTACAGGGAGAAGGCCTCGCGCAATGCGCTGATCTCGCTGACCGTGGCCTTCACGCCACCTTTCCTCGCGACCCTGTCCTTCTACCTTCTTATCATTTACAGCCTGCACCGCGGCTCCAGGCTGGAGCCGGCCCTCAAGCTGCGGGCGCTGCGCACCATCGGCCTGGTCATGCTCATCTACGTGGTTTGTTTCCTGCCTTATCACATGAGCAGGGCGACCTTCATCCTGGGCTACAACCATCCTGGCGTTTCCTGCCAGACGCGCCAAGGCCTTAGCCTGGCCAACCGCctcacctcctccctcacctGCCTGAACGGGGCCATGGACCCCCTGGTCTATCTGTTTGGGGCGGAGAAATTCCGCGGTACGCTCAGGCGATTGTTCTGCAAGGATAAGGGTGGGATGTCAGCGGCCACCAGTGGCGAGTTAAAGGGAACACATGAGAGCTCCATCAGCGCCAAGTCTGAGTTCTGA
- the inpp5d gene encoding phosphatidylinositol 3,4,5-trisphosphate 5-phosphatase 1 → MQSFQPWYHGNITRSKAEDLLSKAARDGSFLIRASESIQGAYALCVLYQNCVYTYRILPNEDKKLSVQASEGVPIRFFSMLPELVEAYYSPNMGLITNLQYSVQREEEVDDETEANSHRPQLPPRNFTADVKESDSKTSDQACKTLSDIYVTRLQQMDLSTIPEEHKMAIQEYFRTSVSSDAEQVQIGNTNLPGLKRLTTSICTNLNSEISRILPSLEVFHRTLDQQISAGMGQFPKQIFGESGQSISYRLEHLTKLLYSIEDKTRSSVFECIGYEGGHRKSLLPVVTFEVKQDSLGISTKMFLKVDVESGKLYFKKSKDGPEDKYFVHNKILQLVKSQKMLTKLVIVLETEKEKILRKEFVFDDTKKREGCCQLLQLMKNKHTEKPEPDMITVFIGTWNMGNAGPPHNINSWFQCKGQGKTQDDTANHIPHDLYVIGTQEDPLGEREWADTVKGVLRNITNISFKQVAIQTLWNIRIMVLAKPEHENRISHVCSDSVKTGIANTLGNKGAVGVSFMFNGTSFGFVNSHLTSGSEKTLKRNQNYINILRFLNLGDKKLNPFDITHRFTHLFWFGDLNYRVDYPSSEAENIVTKINKQQYQELLGRDQLTMERNEEKVFLHFDEEEITFAPTYRFERDTREKYAYTKAKATGTKYNLPSWCDRVLRKSYPLVHVVCQAYGCTNDIMTSDHSPVFASFEVGVSSQFVSKQDPNSAPEGAIQIMNCVANLMTKSKTKFFIEFHSSCLEKTVKTSEGENTEHSTGSIKVWFGNQVTLTPIISDPEYLLDQHLLICVKSTDCDECYGEGCVALRAAQSCYTEFQITLTYHGEKTGTLTGGIQLRTSEGKLTEKLYDFIKVERDDTVTSKGKSGDPSKFSVTHAHDISNPSYMGLPFKGGKGTDKGWSYSMPPQNQSTVQHVGKESKKSGYDVGARGAAGKAGAVVEDTKSSEMFDNPLYGSMAKPHGRPKDPDFTQKDHLVTPDQQFPTKGADGDLDRPPVPTPRNRSFTYSENKSQPPTAVNLHPSTHKKLVVPSWSDGAMIPQSRPPLPAKSRPGGPESQTPKPRERDYRDSSELPSKHRPPARPGQPQPPKEVHPEPPKMGRSVK, encoded by the exons ATGCAGAGTTTTCAGCCTTGGTACCATGGCAATATAACCCGATCCAAAGCTGAGGATCTACTTTCCAAAGCAGCGAGAGATGGAAGCTTCCTTATCCGGGCCAGTGAGTCCATACAGGGAGCATACGCCCTCTGTGTTTT ATACCAGAACTGTGTGTATACATACAGAATCCTGCCAAATGAAGACAAGAAGCTCTCTGTCCAG GCATCTGAGGGAGTTCCCATCAGGTTCTTCTCCATGCTGCCTGAGCTGGTGGAGGCATATTACAGTCCAAACATGGGTCTGATCACAAACCTGCAGTACTCTGtccagagggaagaggaggTAGACGACGAGACGG AGGCCAACAGTCACCGACCACAACTTCCACCGAGGAACTTCACAGCTGATGTGAAAGAAAGTGACTCCAAGACGTCTGATCAGGCCTGCAAAACTTTATCAGACATCTACGTGACCAGGCTGCAGCAAATGGATCTGTCCAC AATACCGGAGGAGCACAAAATGGCTATTCAAGAATACTTCAGGACTTCAGTCAGCTCGGATGCGGAACAAGTACAGATTGGTAACACCAACCTCCCTGGTCTGAAAAGACTAACAACATCAATCTGCACAAATCTAAACAG TGAAATTTCCCGCATCCTGCCATCTCTGGAGGTCTTCCACAGGACTTTGGACCAACAGATCTCTGCGGGAATGGGACAGTTTCCTAAACAA atattTGGTGAGTCAGGTCAGTCTATATCCTACAGACTAGAGCACCTCACGAAACTGCTCTATTCAATAGAAGACAAG actAGAAGCTCAGTTTTTGAGTGTATTGGATATGAAGGAGGTCACAGGAAATCTCTCTTGCCTGTTGTTACTTTTGAG GTCAAGCAGGACTCTCTCGGTATTTCAACCAAGATGTTCCTGAAAGTGGATGTTGAAAGTGGAAAACTGTACTTCAAAAAGTCAAAAGATGGGCCTGAAGATAAATATTTTGTTCACAACAAAA TCCTGCAGTTGGTCAAATCTCAGAAAATGCTCACCAAGCTTGTCATTGTCCTGGAGACGGAGAAGGAGAAGATACTGCGAAAGGAATTTGTGTTTGATGACACCAAG AAAAGAGAGGGGtgctgtcagctgcttcaactcatgaaaaacaaacacacggaGAAGCCAGAGCCGGACATGATCACAGTGTTTATCGGCACCTGGAATATGG GCAATGCTGGACCTCCCCACAACATCAACTCGTGGTTTCAGTGTAAGGGCCAAGGGAAGACCCAGGACGACACCGCCAATCACATTCCACATGATCTTTACGTCATCGGGACGCAGGAGGACCCTTTGGGAGAGAGGGAGTGGGCAGACACAGTGAAAGGTGTCCTGAGGAACATCACGAACATCAGCTTCAAACAA GTGGCCATTCAGACGCTTTGGAACATTAGGATCATGGTTCTGGCCAAGCCTGAGCATGAAAACAGGATCTCACACGTTTGCTCGGACAGCGTGAAGACGGGGATTGCCAACACTCTGG GAAACAAGGGAGCGGTGGGAGTTTCCTTCATGTTCAATGGAACATCTTTTGGCTTTGTCAACAGTCACTTGACTTCTGGAAGCGAGAAGACACTCAA GCGTAATCAAAACTACATAAACATCCTACGATTTCTGAATCTGGGAGATAAGAAGCTCAACCCGTTCGACATCACTCATCGCTTCACACACCTCTTCTGGTTCGGAGATCTGAACTACCGCGTTGATTACCCATCGTCG GAAGCTGAGAACATTGTGACAAAGATCAATAAGCAGCAGTACCAGGAACTCCTCGGCAGAGACCAACTCACCATGGAGAGGAATGAGGAGAAGGTCTTCTTGCACTTCG ATGAAGAGGAAATCACATTTGCGCCTACCTATCGCTTTGAACGAGACACCCGAGAGAAGTATGCCTACACAAAGGCCAAAGCCACAGGG ACAAAATATAATCTGCCCTCCTGGTGTGACCGTGTTTTGCGGAAGTCATACCCTCTGGTGCACGTTGTCTGCCAGGCTTATG GATGTACCAACGACATCATGACAAGTGACCACTCGCCAGTTTTTGCCTCTTTTGAAGTCGGCGTTTCCTCGCAGTTTGTTTCCAAACAAG ACCCAAACAGTGCACCTGAAGGTGCAATACAAATCATGAACTGTGTGGCCAATCTGATGACGAAATCAAAGACCAAATTTTTCATTGAATTCCACTCCAGCTGCCTGGAGA AAACTGTGAAGACTTCTGAGGGAGAGAACACTGAACACTCCACAGGATCGATCAAAGTTTGGTTTGGCAACCAGGTCACG ctcaCGCCGATCATCTCGGACCCCGAGTACCTGTTAGATCAGCACCTCCTCATCTGTGTCAAGTCAACAGACTGTGACGAGTGTTACG GTGAGGGGTGTGTTGCCTTGCGAGCCGCTCAGTCCTGCTACACAGAGTTTCAAATCACGCTGACTTACCATGGCGAGAAAACCGGCACTTTAACTGGGGGAATCCAGCTCCGCACCTCTGAAGGCAAACTAACTGAAAAGCTATATG ATTTCATCAAAGTTGAAAGGGATGACACTGTCACCTCAAAGGGCAAAAGTGGAGACCCGAGCAA GTTTTCAGTCACCCATGCACACGATATCTCAAACCCAAGTTACATGGGATTGCCATTCAAAGGTGGAAAAGGGACAGATAAAGGTTGGAGTTACAGCATGCCCCCACAAAACCAATCCACTGTGCAGCATGTGGGGAAAGAGTCCAAGAAGAGTGGCTACGATGTGGGAGCACGCGGTGCCGCGGGAAaagctggagctgt GGTTGAAGACACAAAGTCATCAGAGATGTTTGACAATCCCCTGTATGGCTCAATGGCAAAGCCTCACGGACGGCCGAAGGACCCTGACTTTACACAGAAGGACCATCTAGTAACCCCAGATCAACAGTTTCCAACCAAAGGGGCAGATGGGGACCTTGATCGCCCTCCTGTGCCCACTCCACGCAACCGCTCCTTCACCTACTCCGAGAACAAATCCCAGCCTCCGACTGCTGTCAACCTCCACCCTTCAACTCACAAGAAATTGGTCGTCCCCTCATGGTCAGATGGAGCGATGATCCCACAGAGCCGACCTCCTTTACCCGCTAAGTCCCGCCCAGGTGGGCCCGAGTCGCAGACCCCCAAACCCAGGGAGAGAGACTACAGAGACAGCTCGGAACTCCCCAGCAAGCACAGACCACCAGCAAGACCAGGTCAACCTCAGCCCCCCAAAGAAG TGCATCCAGAACCTCCCAAGATGGGCCGTTCCGTGAAGTGA
- the smx5 gene encoding smx5: MLFYSFFKSLVGKDVVVELKNDLSICGTLHSVDQYLNIKLTDISVTDPEKYPHMLSVKNCFIRGSVVRYVQLPADEVDTQLLQDAARKEAIQIKQ, from the exons ATG cttttcTACTCCTTCTTCAAGTCTCTGGTGGGCAAAGACGTGGTGGTGGAGCTCAAAAACGACCTGAG CATTTGTGGAACGCTTCATTCAGTTGACCAG TACCTGAACATAAAACTGACAGACATCAGTGTCACAGACCCAGAGAAATACCCACACATG CTCTCAGTGAAAAACTGCTTCATCCGCGGATCGGTGGTCCGATACGTTCAACTACCTGCAGATGAGGTGGacactcagctgctgcaggatgctgcACGGAAGGAAGCCATCCAGATTAAGCAGTGA
- the bcl6aa gene encoding BCL6A transcription repressor a isoform X1: MPHSFQQKKAQQMLLLCQGANGMRKDGESAVWSHQKPSFQGFDKMACAADSCIQFTRHASDVLLNLNRLRSRDILTDVTILVNRQQFRAHKTVLMACSGLFYTIFTDSHKCNLNAISLDPKVDPEGFAILLEFMYTSRLTLKESLIMAIMNTAIYLQMDHVVDTCHRFIKSSDPSSKLPRDEFLVSPLVLPQDVHAYRPHDVVDSLHGRVAPFRDGRPYGSNMFSGVSTPSNYHLYGQFPMPGFPFPLCKLTDTKNAFADLSKSGIHHKHCSPHDGANAIRAEYTRAVGSSSSGIIHSTAYAAREVGRDDEMRKESHDGLGQPMGLGARKRAFPLTLEQHRDSGKEHAPQAEEDLIHQHYPLGISSAGRKSLMSSPQSPLKSDCQPNSPTESSSSKNAGLSQATGVQAPQGMLDPKARNWKKYKFIVLNQSAKEDEVGLRDPGLRSPQRHNLQPYLHPNDSENLDPQATSKSSDHSEDLPVPQASRLNTIINRALEGSLRNGDGHPPHYLNRLNCSSCGSQSPQSTDACANPSRSRLSEDMAELHSEYSDSSCENGTFFCNECDSKFAEDEALKQHMLQVHSDKPYKCDRCQAAFRYKGNLASHKTVHTGEKPYRCNICGAQFNRPANLKTHTRIHSGEKPYKCETCGARFVQVAHLRAHVLIHTGEKPYPCEICGTRFRHLQTLKSHLRIHTGEKPYHCEKCNLHFRHKSQLRLHLRQKHGAITNTKIQYRISTVDVPTDLTKTC, from the exons CCCAGCAAATGCTCCTTCTGTGCCAAGGAGCGAATGGGATGAGAAAAGATGGGGAATCCGCAGTTTGGAGTCACCAGAAACCAAGTTTCCAAG GATTTGACAAAATGGCTTGCGCAGCTGACAGCTGCATACAATTCACTCGCCACGCCAGCGACGTTCTGCTCAACCTGAACCGTCTGCGCAGCAGAGACATCCTCACGGATGTCACCATCTTGGTTAACAGGCAGCAGTTTCGCGCGCACAAGACCGTTCTCATGGCTTGCAG TGGGTTGTTTTACACTATCTTTACTGACTCCCACAAGTGCAACCTTAATGCGATCAGCCTGGACCCAAAGGTAGACCCAGAGGGCTTCGCCATCCTGCTGGAGTTCATGTACACCTCCCGTCTCACACTAAAGGAAAGTCTGATCATGGCGATAATGAACACCGCTATCTATCTGCAGATGGACCATGTTGTGGACACCTGCCACAGATTTATCAAATCCAG TGATCCATCTTCCAAGCTGCCTCGAGATGAGTTTTTGGTCAGTCCCTTGGTTTTACCTCAGGATGTCCATGCTTATCGACCCCATGATGTTGTTGACAGTTTGCACGGCCGTGTAGCTCCCTTCAGGGACGGAAGGCCCTACGGCTCAAACATGTTCAGTGGCGTCAGCACCCCCAGCAACTACCATCTGTACGGGCAGTTTCCCATGCCGGGATTCCCGTTCCCTCTCTGCAAGCTGACCGATACCAAAAATGCGTTTGCTGACCTCTCAAAGAGTGGTATCCACCACAAGCATTGCTCTCCACACGACGGCGCCAATGCCATCAGAGCAGAATACACCAGGGCGGtgggctccagctcctccggcaTCATTCACTCCACCGCCTACGCCGCCAGAGAGGTAGGGAGAGACGACGAGATGAGGAAGGAAAGTCACGACGGGCTGGGACAGCCAATGGGCCTCGGTGCGAGGAAGCGCGCCTTTCCCCTCACCCTGGAGCAGCACAGGGACTCGGGTAAAGAGCACGCGCCACAGGCAGAGGAAGATCTGATCCATCAGCACTACCCTCTGGGAATCTCTTCAGCCGGGCGCAAGAGCCTCATGAGCAGCCCGCAGAGCCCCCTCAAATCAGACTGCCAGCCCAACTCTCCCAccgagtccagcagcagcaagaaCGCCGGGCTCTCTCAAGCTACGGGCGTGCAAGCCCCACAAGGCATGCTGGACCCCAAAGCTCGCAACTGGAAGAAGTACAAATTCATCGTGCTGAATCAGAGCGCGAAGGAGGACGAGGTGGGGCTGAGGGATCCGGGGCTCCGCTCACCACAGCGTCACAACCTGCAGCCCTACCTCCACCCCAACGACTCCGAGAACCTGGATCCACAAGCCACAAGCAAGAGCAGCGATCACAGTGAGGATCTGCCCGTCCCCCAGGCCAGCCGCCTCAACACCATCATTAACCG TGCGCTTGAGGGATCGCTGAGGAACGGCGATGGCCACCCCCCACACTACCTGAACCGCCTGAACTGCTCGTCCTGTGGTTCCCAGTCCCCCCAGTCCACCGACGCCTGTGCCAACCCCTCTAGGTCCCGTCTATCTGAAGACATGGCTGAACTTCATTCGGAATATTCTGACTCAAGTTGTG AAAATGGTACTTTCTTCTGTAACGAATGTGACTCCAAGTTTGCTGAAGATGAAGCGCTGAAGCAACACATGCTTCAAGTACACAGCGACAAGCCATACAAGTGTGACCGCTGTCAGGCTGCTTTCCGCTACAAGGGCAACCTCGCCAGCCACAAGACCGTCCATACAG GAGAGAAACCGTATCGCTGTAATATCTGTGGTGCCCAGTTCAACAGACCAGCTAACCTCAAGACTCACACTCGCATCCACTCAGGAGAGAAGCCATACAAATGTGAGACGTGTGGAGCTCGTTTTGTACAG gttGCTCATCTGCGTGCCCACGTCTTGATCCACacgggtgagaagccatatccgTGTGAGATCTGTGGAACGCGCTTCCGTCACCTGCAGACTCTGAAGAGCCACCTGCGCATACACACGGGAGAAAAGCCCTACCAT TGTGAAAAATGCAACTTGCACTTCCGCCACAAGAGTCAGCTCCGTCTGCATCTTCGACAGAAGCACGGCGCCATTACCAACACCAAGATTCAGTACCGCATTTCCACGGTCGACGTGCCCACTGACTTGACGAAGACCTGCTGA
- the bcl6aa gene encoding BCL6A transcription repressor a isoform X2 → MQEVSRKALPGFDKMACAADSCIQFTRHASDVLLNLNRLRSRDILTDVTILVNRQQFRAHKTVLMACSGLFYTIFTDSHKCNLNAISLDPKVDPEGFAILLEFMYTSRLTLKESLIMAIMNTAIYLQMDHVVDTCHRFIKSSDPSSKLPRDEFLVSPLVLPQDVHAYRPHDVVDSLHGRVAPFRDGRPYGSNMFSGVSTPSNYHLYGQFPMPGFPFPLCKLTDTKNAFADLSKSGIHHKHCSPHDGANAIRAEYTRAVGSSSSGIIHSTAYAAREVGRDDEMRKESHDGLGQPMGLGARKRAFPLTLEQHRDSGKEHAPQAEEDLIHQHYPLGISSAGRKSLMSSPQSPLKSDCQPNSPTESSSSKNAGLSQATGVQAPQGMLDPKARNWKKYKFIVLNQSAKEDEVGLRDPGLRSPQRHNLQPYLHPNDSENLDPQATSKSSDHSEDLPVPQASRLNTIINRALEGSLRNGDGHPPHYLNRLNCSSCGSQSPQSTDACANPSRSRLSEDMAELHSEYSDSSCENGTFFCNECDSKFAEDEALKQHMLQVHSDKPYKCDRCQAAFRYKGNLASHKTVHTGEKPYRCNICGAQFNRPANLKTHTRIHSGEKPYKCETCGARFVQVAHLRAHVLIHTGEKPYPCEICGTRFRHLQTLKSHLRIHTGEKPYHCEKCNLHFRHKSQLRLHLRQKHGAITNTKIQYRISTVDVPTDLTKTC, encoded by the exons ATGCAAGAAGTTTCTAGGAAAGCGCTACCAG GATTTGACAAAATGGCTTGCGCAGCTGACAGCTGCATACAATTCACTCGCCACGCCAGCGACGTTCTGCTCAACCTGAACCGTCTGCGCAGCAGAGACATCCTCACGGATGTCACCATCTTGGTTAACAGGCAGCAGTTTCGCGCGCACAAGACCGTTCTCATGGCTTGCAG TGGGTTGTTTTACACTATCTTTACTGACTCCCACAAGTGCAACCTTAATGCGATCAGCCTGGACCCAAAGGTAGACCCAGAGGGCTTCGCCATCCTGCTGGAGTTCATGTACACCTCCCGTCTCACACTAAAGGAAAGTCTGATCATGGCGATAATGAACACCGCTATCTATCTGCAGATGGACCATGTTGTGGACACCTGCCACAGATTTATCAAATCCAG TGATCCATCTTCCAAGCTGCCTCGAGATGAGTTTTTGGTCAGTCCCTTGGTTTTACCTCAGGATGTCCATGCTTATCGACCCCATGATGTTGTTGACAGTTTGCACGGCCGTGTAGCTCCCTTCAGGGACGGAAGGCCCTACGGCTCAAACATGTTCAGTGGCGTCAGCACCCCCAGCAACTACCATCTGTACGGGCAGTTTCCCATGCCGGGATTCCCGTTCCCTCTCTGCAAGCTGACCGATACCAAAAATGCGTTTGCTGACCTCTCAAAGAGTGGTATCCACCACAAGCATTGCTCTCCACACGACGGCGCCAATGCCATCAGAGCAGAATACACCAGGGCGGtgggctccagctcctccggcaTCATTCACTCCACCGCCTACGCCGCCAGAGAGGTAGGGAGAGACGACGAGATGAGGAAGGAAAGTCACGACGGGCTGGGACAGCCAATGGGCCTCGGTGCGAGGAAGCGCGCCTTTCCCCTCACCCTGGAGCAGCACAGGGACTCGGGTAAAGAGCACGCGCCACAGGCAGAGGAAGATCTGATCCATCAGCACTACCCTCTGGGAATCTCTTCAGCCGGGCGCAAGAGCCTCATGAGCAGCCCGCAGAGCCCCCTCAAATCAGACTGCCAGCCCAACTCTCCCAccgagtccagcagcagcaagaaCGCCGGGCTCTCTCAAGCTACGGGCGTGCAAGCCCCACAAGGCATGCTGGACCCCAAAGCTCGCAACTGGAAGAAGTACAAATTCATCGTGCTGAATCAGAGCGCGAAGGAGGACGAGGTGGGGCTGAGGGATCCGGGGCTCCGCTCACCACAGCGTCACAACCTGCAGCCCTACCTCCACCCCAACGACTCCGAGAACCTGGATCCACAAGCCACAAGCAAGAGCAGCGATCACAGTGAGGATCTGCCCGTCCCCCAGGCCAGCCGCCTCAACACCATCATTAACCG TGCGCTTGAGGGATCGCTGAGGAACGGCGATGGCCACCCCCCACACTACCTGAACCGCCTGAACTGCTCGTCCTGTGGTTCCCAGTCCCCCCAGTCCACCGACGCCTGTGCCAACCCCTCTAGGTCCCGTCTATCTGAAGACATGGCTGAACTTCATTCGGAATATTCTGACTCAAGTTGTG AAAATGGTACTTTCTTCTGTAACGAATGTGACTCCAAGTTTGCTGAAGATGAAGCGCTGAAGCAACACATGCTTCAAGTACACAGCGACAAGCCATACAAGTGTGACCGCTGTCAGGCTGCTTTCCGCTACAAGGGCAACCTCGCCAGCCACAAGACCGTCCATACAG GAGAGAAACCGTATCGCTGTAATATCTGTGGTGCCCAGTTCAACAGACCAGCTAACCTCAAGACTCACACTCGCATCCACTCAGGAGAGAAGCCATACAAATGTGAGACGTGTGGAGCTCGTTTTGTACAG gttGCTCATCTGCGTGCCCACGTCTTGATCCACacgggtgagaagccatatccgTGTGAGATCTGTGGAACGCGCTTCCGTCACCTGCAGACTCTGAAGAGCCACCTGCGCATACACACGGGAGAAAAGCCCTACCAT TGTGAAAAATGCAACTTGCACTTCCGCCACAAGAGTCAGCTCCGTCTGCATCTTCGACAGAAGCACGGCGCCATTACCAACACCAAGATTCAGTACCGCATTTCCACGGTCGACGTGCCCACTGACTTGACGAAGACCTGCTGA